The genomic interval CCAAATTATTGCCCCAAGCCTCAACCCGACCTAGAAGTGTATGATTATGTTGATATATTTTaggaggagaaaaagacagatAGTGTAAATAAAAAACTGGGGAACTGGGCACTCTCAGCTCATGCCCCTTTTGTAATAGTTccaaaatgtcattaaaaacagatatagCATTTTAACTAGAGTTTTCAAATACAAGACTTTGTGTGAGGATTTGGACAAGGCTTGAGTCCACAGTGAAATCTTATCATCAaagaaatctttaaaaaaaacattcctatTAACATCATATTTTGATAGTATTAGTCATTAGATAGTATTAATTAGTCACTATTATCTGGCATTATTATTGTCAGTGAAGGTGCCCTCTaaagacagtgagtgagagagagaatgatgatgatgatgatgataatgataccTAGGTACATGTTGAGAGTCGTAGGGAACCAGAACCACGCTCTTCCCCTCCAGTAAAGTGTCCTCGTTTAATCTCATTGCTCAGAACCTGGACAATAAAACCCTCCTCGTCAGAAAACATAATCATAAACGGTTGGTGTTCTAAAGAGGACACAGTGTTCTTACCTGCTGCCCACAGCCAGTAAACAAACCGATAGCGCGCCTTGTATTTATCACTCACATTCTCCTCTCGCCATACCACACCGTTAAAGGGTTAGTATCACGTTAAAAGAACACGAAATCAAAAAGAACCcgttatttttttaacaaacacaAACCGCCTCACTGTTCACTACACACCGGCCCGACTACGTCATCTGTGTGCGCATGAAAGAGCCGCAGTCTGTCTTACCCGCAGTGAGCACCAGGGGGCGCTTGAGCTCACTCTCTGAGCACTGAAGcttactcactggccactcactggtcactgaAGGTTGCTTCCTGGTCACTGAAGCTCACTCTCTGGGCACTCCCTGGTCTAAGATGCCTTTCCCACCCAAAAATTAGGGGTGCCATGGAGCAAGTGGATGCAAGTAATGAGACAAGGcttaaatgtgttcattttctAATTGTAGTTAACAATATCACACCATTTAAACATAGTATTTCTCTGTACATTTAAACAATTcctgtatttttggttgtttaaatattttattagtttATAACATGGTATCAGATATTTCACAGTACAAATGTTAAAGATcacaattcaaataaaaaaaaaattaaagaaatatttaaataaataaaatgtaaaaaatcttACTATATATTTGCTTATTGTGGAAAACACCACTATAAACCAGGTcttatttatgttttctttCCCTTTCCAGTGGCTCAAATAAAGCAAATACAAGGCAGCAGTGCATTACATGTGCATAATTGTGTTCCCCTTAGAGGTCATGTATTTTATGTTCATTATGTCACCATGCCGTTTTAAATGCACAGAATGAGAGACACGGAGCCCATACGGATTGTCTTTTTGAGTTCCTTACTTAAGGCTCTTTCTAAACCTCAGTATTTGGACAATACTTTCTGTACtcagtaaaacaaaaacatacttGGCTTTCTGTTGCCATTTTTATTTGGGGAGCAAATGAAATACAGTATGACATAAGTGCTCTAACAACAAATGTTATCCTTCATTTGAACTCGTCAGAAATTGGGacctaaaatatttataataaagtgACCAAAATACAGGTGGGTGTCCGTATAATATCTATCCAGGCCGAGCTCTAACACAACAGTTTGTTATTAGTATTCTGTTGTCAACACATGTACTCTCAAACATGGGTACAATTACAAACAACATGCTCACGTGTTTAGagtgacacaaacaaacaaggagcaCAGGGAGTTGATAGAAGAATTACTTTCAGAAAATTCTTATCTGCTTGGATCAGAACTTTCTGGTGGTCTCAGACgttaaagaaaataaactcCGTTAAACAAGTGCATGTGCGTACAATTATAAAACATTGCACAAAAACTCCTTCATTGGCAGATCAGCTTATGTTTTATCTTTCATATTCCATTGGCGTATATGATGATACTAGATTATTTCATGGTTCAACAAAGAAGAACAGATTTGGGAACCAAGACCTGAAGCCTTTATATCCATAGCCTCTGGTACAGATAAGGATACTCCGAATATAGTCCGAGATTCCTTGTTTTTATCATAAATAATTACATCCACAGGTTTaacaataaatacatacattaaggaatacattttccatttcctaatgaaaacaaaaacaaaccgtAAATAATACAGAGGGGTCAGTTAAATATCCAAATATCCAATACACTTAGGTGCTCATCTGTATgtacacacaataaacaaatattaagtGTCCAAATACAAGCGAATGTAGTAACATACAATAAGTCAAAATAGACTGCAAGAGTCCAGACCCTGTCCAGATAAAGTGAGATGCTACTGTCAGACCATCAATGGATGCATAGCAAGCCCTGTTGCAGTCTTAATGCAGCCTTTGCCTTTCAATGGACACATCTACAATCTAAATACCTTTGGACAGGGTAGGTAGTGTTGTCTAATGGTTCCTAATAGTGTTTTGGAAGAtttgtctgtgtgcatgtgactGCGTATGTGAATCTTGTCAGGTGAGACAATCACACACTGAAAGGAACAAGGCCAGATGGAGAGGTGGTACATGTAGGGGTGATGTTGGTCACAGCACCAGGGTCCAGTCCATTTACCGTCCTCCTGCAAGAACCAAACAGAATTTTGCAGATTAGAGATCATGATTAAGCCCACTGACTTTTTGGACACATACAGAGGGTATATAGTATGCCATGTATTTAAAAGGTCCAGTATTGTGGAAAAGTCAGAGAAAAACGTTCAATTAATTAAATTCCAGTCTAAATGGCCATTATAGTACAAggaaacatttattattatacacaGGTGTGCCCACACTTCAGCTTTCCCACGCTCAGTGCTCCACAAGAGAAACGCTTTCAGTTTGTCAAAGGGATTTCATCAGATCTGAAATCAAAGAACTTGGGATTTCCCTGTCTCTCAAACATGAAAGCTTTAAGCCATATTCATCCGGTGATAAGTACTGTGGTCGTCAAGGTTTTGAATTGCCATCAGGAGGCACCTTTCATACCTGCAATTTTGGTTCGGGCCAAACAATGGCGGTGAAAATGCTCTTAGACTTAGGCACAGAGCAGCCAAATCATTCAAATGactttgtttctacattcactgcaCATTTCTCAGATCCACTGATCATTCTTGCACTTCATAGTTCCCCAATTTCAAACTGATGTCCATCGATGGTTTAGCAGTCTATAGTTTTAGCTGCCTTTCAGCCTGTtattcaatgatcaggaccccatAGTGTAGGTATTGCATCGTTCTGAGCACTGCAGTGACGCTGATGAGGTGGGTGTGTGTTCCTATGCTGGActggcatgagtggatcagacacagcagggttgCTGGAGCTGTAGACACACCTACATCACtaatccaccttgtagatgtgaagtcagagacagtagcttagTCCAGAAGTGACAACTAAATTTTTAAAACTCCCACAGCACTACTGTCTAAACCATTAACTCCATTACCACATGCACCAACACACTACCGCCATGCCAATTGGACTACATTGCTGAGAATTATCACTACCCAAAataattcctgctctgtggtttgtcctgagcattgaagatcAGAGTAAAATGGGGTTAAAGCATGCAGAGCATGGATTAcacatggtcagtggagctaataaaatggagaatgagtgcagaaaccagcattttaatattttgctgATATCtgtatggtgttttttttttttagacacagAGCACTTTATACTTATTGCAATGTAGTGTACGTAACACTGAAGGATCACCACACCCTGCAATTGCCCCATAAGATGGGTACAACTGTCCCTGGAGAAACATTGGCTGCCAAACCTTTTACCATTATATAAAGCTTCTTTGTACCATGAAAACTAAGGCCCAAAGGCCCCACATAGAGACAGAtacacaaacaatgaatgaagcTACTGTCTCAGTTTAGCGTCTACTGTGAACTCCATAAGGCCCCGTTTGTTCGTGGGCTATCATGTTCAAGGTCATCAGCCTTGTGTAAAAGCATCACAACAGCATTTGCCCTCATACTTAAAGGCCATGCAGTGAAAGGCTGGTGACTAAAAACATTTTCCCATTCCTACAGTTTTAGTGAGTTAAAGACACTTGAAAGTACACGTAGAGCAGACTTGTGGAGTGCACCATGATGATGTAAAAGATCTGAACCACCACCAAGCAGTTAATGAAAATTATATAATCAAGCTTTAAAGCATCAGCAGAACTTAATCTACATGGGTTAATTGTAGGTTTAGTTAACCAGCATGCAGGGACCCCACACACAGCTTCTACTAGGCTCATTTACCCAGGAGCAATGCAGGGAAAATGACCCTCTCTCTTCTGCTggggagaaaacacacacaggacggTCTGAGGTTTACAGTGTAAAGGGAAGGGTTTTACCTTTGAGCATTCAATGTCTGCTTGATAAAGCACCCTGCCTTACAGATCATGTGTAAACTGTACCATTTGTATTTCTGCATATGGATTGTATGCTCTGTAATGCTCAGAAGTTAAAAGGAACTCTATACTCTCTGTTACAGGAGTGTAatacacttttacagcactgtcctgaaatgaaGCGGGAACAAGGGGGTGTGGGGGTGCTActctcctctaaaagttacatagtataCTTTCTGCAGATCTGAACCCCAAGTAGCATTGacagaggctgtattctccctgttccagctcagtgaaacattataatgattttgaaactgtaactCTAAGGTAAAAGTACTATCTACTGTTCCTTGAACTGAAGGTAAACAGAATCTCAAACTTTGCACAAATCAGGACATGTTTACACTGGCAAATAACCTACCAAGTAAACAAATATTGATTCCTCTCCTGGAATGCTGCTTATACTGATGACGGTGTTATACTTACGCTTTGTCAAAGTATGATGTGTGCAGCGAGTGAGAATACTGTGTGATGTCCCCGTTTATCAGGTTTCCATTGGCGTTGATGACATAGTTCTTTCTAGCTGCCTGGTCTTTTGCAAAATTTCTACATGTTGCAAGTTTAGATTCTAAAGCCTGCAAAAAAGTAACAAAACATTAGCAGTGACCTTTTAAATGTGTCGGAAATGTGGAAAAAGAAAGATTAACTTCCCCTTTAAATGCAGGAAACATATATTGCTGTTTGTACTTACCCCAACTTTGCGTAGTAAATCACCTACAATATTAAGAGCTGATATTCTGGCAGCTGGAGTAAGGGCTGAGTTATTACAGCCATTGGGCAGCactgcaaaaacaaaaagaaaaaaagaaaggaaagaattAATAGAGAATACATACGCAAAGAGGCACATGATCAGAACAAAACCGGATCACTTTAAGGAAAGATGAAAACTGTTATTCATTTAATCTCATGTAATATTTGTTTGGAGTAGGGGAAATTTTTACCTTTCTGATTGCTGAAGGCATTGTCCAAGCTCTGGCTAAGAGGTGTAGCAGGCAAGGATAGAGAAGCTTGTACAGCAGAGTCTGTTTTCTCATTGTCTGGAGTGGGAGAACTGGGAGCAGACATGCGAGTTACATCTGGCTGTCTCTCACGCACAGCCAGCTCCTGCCGTAGGTCTGTGCcacacacaagaaaaacactttaaaacatagtaagcaaaacacaaaaactcTAAAGGTAAGAACACAAAGAAATTCCTGTTATCTTAAGTAAAGCATAGTCAAAGAAGTACACACTTTTCCATGTGtccatttagaaaaaaaaaaaaaaattctcaaagCATCTAGACTGTTTGGCTAGGTAAAcagatgcaaaaaaataaaggggATTAATGAGAGAGGTGggccagctccagggacctggagattgtgggtccGAGTCCTgttccgggtcactgtctgtgaggagtttggtgtgttctccccgtgtctgcatgggtttcctccgggtgctccggtttcctcccacagtccaaaaacacaagttggtaggtggattgacgactcaaaagtgtccgtaggtgtgaacgtgggtgtgttgccctttgaaggaatggtgccccctccagggtgtattcccaccttgcatccaatgattccaggtaggctctggacccaccgcgaccctgaactggataagaggttacagataatgaatgaatgaatgaatgaatgagagaggtCTATAATCACCTCTAGCCTCATCCTTCAATCTCTGCACAGACACCAGAAGAGACTCTTTTTCATCCAGTTCACTCTCCAGAAAGGCATTCCTCTCTATGGCTTGGTTCAATCGCTGCTCAAAGTCCTCCAGAGAAGTAATTGTTGCTCTGCACAGAATGAAAATCGCTATGATGTTTATATGAGCAAAGCTGACAtcattcataaacacactgagaaacacaaaGGCTATTTATGGCAACAACCTGAATGTATGAGAGATTACAACTATTAGAGGACAGTCATCTTTTCTGTTTCTATTTATTTCTTGACTGGGTACTACGCCCTCAAACATTttttctatctgtgtgtctacAAGTATGTACAACACGCCTTTCAAGGGAATCTCAAAgtgacaaaacaaaaacactgaggTTAGCACACATTATGTAAAAGCTCATATGTCAGGGGAAGGGCCATGTGATGTGCTTTATGGTCTGAATGATACTggagtaaaaatatattttatgcaaaCCAACTTACTAAACCTGCTTCAGTGCACACTATCATTTTCATATAGGAAGGGCTCTGCAAGGGGGTGCTATTTAGTGCTTCATATCAAACATACCGTGTCCTTATTCACAATGAGACAAACAAAACCAATAACAATCACTCTGAACTGCATACATGGAAGCTGTATAAATTCAGCCTGTATATATTCGCCTATCAGGCCTGGATTGTTTATATaatcagtcttaaaggcacagtaactaCAACCTCTTTAATATAAAGGGGTTGGAAAATGGGCATTTTTAGCACATAAAGGGACATGAATATTACAAGAGGACATgccaagacaaaaacaaaatataatgtggGATATGGGcgcttttaaaaacaaaacacagccctACCTCTTAGCTCTCTCCAAGTCATCATTGGCCTGCTCTAGCTCCCTTACGTATTTGTGCAGTTGATCCTTAATGCTCCGGGTCTGGCCCAGGTCATCCTCCAGCATAGAGATTTGCTTATAGCTCTGAGCATACTGCTGCTCCAGCTTCTCctaaacacacagacataccaggagagaaaaacactttgtttcCCCACTCACTACTACACAAATTATCCATTTTTCAGGGTACACTTTGTGCTTGGGTGATTCATCATGTTCACTGTAGGTGACCCACATTCGCTGTTTCTCAGACTCAGTGTAAAGGCAAGATCTTTGTGTCTGACCTAAATTTTCACACAGAAAGTCTCTTGTTAAGAAAGTGATTCTAGGTTCACCATTCAGAATGTTGTAGAGGACTAGGGTTTGTTCACATGTGATACAAAGAATCATTGTGCTAATGCTAGAATTAATTAAGGCAAGTATAAGGTCACAATGACAAAATTACACACCATTATTCCTAACAATTCATCATTTTTTCACTGACATTGAAGTGCACATTACTGTACTGAAATTTTAAGAAAGGGCTAAactagtgtgaccagacgtcctcttttacccggacatgtcctcttttttagacttaaaaaaaaatgtccgagcggaatttcacaaacgtccgggattttgtttttctagagcttacataaaatttggagaagcgtttcattcacaaactagtcccgccctcccctactccgattggttcgcttgagtgagaagggggcgtggtgaagtagcctaaaatcttctgattggacggtctgactgtagagctaccgttattggtcaataaccgTCTCTGTatacatttaattggtcagacTGCATGCCAGTATTCCTTGTtaacgtcaggcaaagctcatgtacctaccctcatctcaagCAGCTATGCCAAAACTTAAATATAAGTTCtcggtgtaaaggacctaaaagcacatagggtcagctaagcatacaacggcaacgaggggcgagagctcatcaccacTCCCACCGAGACCCTAACTAAACAGTATCAGATTTGTCCGAATAGTCATATACTTACAGGAAAATACGTTTACTCAGACACCTGATtatttttctgcttttccatgATTCTGATTAAATGGTCATTATAACTGGAAATCAAAGAAATCTTGACTGCTTTGATGATTAACTTTCACTCAAAAGTGCACTAGAAAATAGGCCTGTAA from Hoplias malabaricus isolate fHopMal1 chromosome 3, fHopMal1.hap1, whole genome shotgun sequence carries:
- the ndel1a gene encoding nuclear distribution protein nudE-like 1-A isoform X1 codes for the protein MDTNMIPKFSSKDEEIDFWKALSLKYKKSCKEAQEELLEFQEGSRELEAELEAQLGQAEHRLRDLQADNQRLQHELEMLKEKLEQQYAQSYKQISMLEDDLGQTRSIKDQLHKYVRELEQANDDLERAKRATITSLEDFEQRLNQAIERNAFLESELDEKESLLVSVQRLKDEARDLRQELAVRERQPDVTRMSAPSSPTPDNEKTDSAVQASLSLPATPLSQSLDNAFSNQKVLPNGCNNSALTPAARISALNIVGDLLRKVGALESKLATCRNFAKDQAARKNYVINANGNLINGDITQYSHSLHTSYFDKARTVNGLDPGAVTNITPTCTTSPSGLVPFSV
- the ndel1a gene encoding nuclear distribution protein nudE-like 1-A isoform X2; translation: MDTNMIPKFSSKDEEIDFWKALSLKYKKSCKEAQEELLEFQEGSRELEAELEAQLGQAEHRLRDLQADNQRLQHELEMLKEKLEQQYAQSYKQISMLEDDLGQTRSIKDQLHKYVRELEQANDDLERAKRATITSLEDFEQRLNQAIERNAFLESELDEKESLLVSVQRLKDEARDLRQELAVRERQPDVTRMSAPSSPTPDNEKTDSAVQASLSLPATPLSQSLDNAFSNQKVLPNGCNNSALTPAARISALNIVGDLLRKVGALESKLATCRNFAKDQAARKNYVINANGNLINGDITQYSHSLHTSYFDKARERVIFPALLLGGR